Within the Erigeron canadensis isolate Cc75 chromosome 6, C_canadensis_v1, whole genome shotgun sequence genome, the region tgtgttataaaaaatcatatatgattttgtaaaggttttccccaatgtatgcgtaaaatcatttttgattttgaatagttgattttgaataggtttttcacaatgtatgcgtaaaatcatttttgattttagatAGTTCATTATATTTAGGATTTTCACACTGTAAGAGTaaattcaaatatgattttaggcATAAGAACACAGATAACTAAAACctctatacaaaatcaaatttaatagtACAAAACAAAGTCACAAAACACAAAcctatataatctatatacaaaatcaaatatgattttacacatacagttaaaaaatagaaatcTCTATAATCTCTATACATAAATTTAATTCTTAATCATAAGTttattaaatcatattatcaaacattgaTTTAGACATTTAATCAAACACCTTATACAATACTCaatcatatataagaaactttggtttagacatttcatcaaacaccttgtatgcaatactcaatcaaatgtggtttgatattaaattatatataagaaactttggtttagacatattatcaaacactttgtaggcaatattataccaaacaacaaagtcagttaaataaccaataaaaattaacatgtagaatagatctaatcacatgtaatctaattacattttaatatttcaaatttacataataaaaaaccatatattcatattcaataAATCCTCCATTGTTATTAACATTTTCaagatcaattgatgatgaatgatAGAGATGTTAACGACGGCGGAGGCAACGATGGTTGTACCATTTCGATTAGAACGCGATGgtgacttgaacactttggtggtagcggtggtggtggtggttatggTGCTGCTACTGAtggtgagagagagagaaagagagaaatatTTGTGCGTGtttgtgtgtggggggggggggggggtgtttgGATCCTAGAATAGATAATGGGGGAATGAGATAATGTGTCAAATTACAATATTACTCTTATgcgtgttttttcttttttaacatgGATTGTTGATCACTTTTGATCCAAGGGCTAAGATTTGACCCTTGGATTTCACAAATATTTAGGATTTTTAATGATTACAACCCTAACTTCAAATACATCTGGATAATATGGGTCGCGCGATTGTAGTTTTAGTAAACTAAAATCAACGTATAATTTAAAAttggaaacaaaaaatattaaagctATTTCAACTATGTATAAAGAACATAATACTTATGAAGAAACcaaatatctatactccttaataaaacaaatctcccctattaattatttatgtcTTTGAACCATCTTATTTGCCCTTGGATATttttattcccataataccctcTACATCCTAAAATCAGGCACGCTCCAACCACTGTCCCTCTTTTGTAACCTGCAATTTTGTTAACGCTGGTATGGAAATTACTACCATCAACCGCCATCACTTCCGTCCACCGCCGCAGCATCGCGCGGGTATTCATCTAGTCTATCTAAAAGAAATTTATCACATTTtcaaggaaaaaagaaaagggcTCTGTGAgaacataatatttttctcGTATACGTATGAAgtatattatgatttatatatattgtatttatctGATATATCTTTTGAgtatttgaatatatttattattttacttagttattatttattttgatcTTGATTAAAATATCGattgataatatatatccaCTAAATTAGATAATTATATCCATTGAGTTTtacttatataataaaactagttaattaacccgggttcaacccggacatattaataaaaattttataaaaacgtATTTGCTCCACTGAAGTTGCGGCAGTTCACTCATAACCTTGAAATAGTATACCttaaaattaactaattaacGCGCATAATATACAGATAATTTATTAATCTAGATGATTGAACTTAAAATACCATGTATAAATtagagttttcaaaaaaaaaaaaaattaaagaaaaaataacatcatgaaataacaaaagtataaatataataatttttaataagaaaagtgtttatatatgacatcataaatagataaaataaaaaaggaaaaacccttttaagaatgaagttgaaattgacaaataagctacttatatataatagtgATGTCATAACAATCTTCTTTATTTAgtataaagaaagataaagatatCCTCAATTCGTAGCCTAGAATAGATATTAATTTATGAATACGCTATTtaatttagtattatttattttgatcTTGATTAAAATATCGattgataatatatatccaCTAAATTAGATAATTATATCCATTGAGTTttacttatataatatatatcctCAATTCGTAGCCTGGGAtagatattaatttataaatacgcTATTTAATCTAGTCACATATTGAAAATCTTAATTTAGAAAAATCAAGAATTGTAATTGGTTAATTGAGGTTAGGTCAGTTGTGTAATggtatattaagattaagattttatattatcttgtatgtgatttttatttactaacataatataataaaataatatagtgTAGATTATATCGTAAAGACTAAAGACCCAACTTTTGTAAAATCACGATGTTTGATTTCTTTTCGTTAGCACATGCTACGATATGGGCATAATTGTTCTTAATAAATGCCTCGTTATAAATTCACACCATACTTCGGTACATTTATCTAGTTGCTTTTTAGATTTTACCTTCAATTAATCTGAGTTTTGGCACATGATGTAACACtgtttaaattataaaagttattttatacaaaTGTTATTGGCCAATCATACATTCGACTAAAATGTTTTCTTTCTTACATTAAGAATGTATAGAAACCTCACGGATAAGTTTTGCTagtaattttgaatttttgataaaCATAAGTTTTCTCGtcgttaaaagttaaaactttaaGTTGAAATTTATGAGAACATAAAACTATGAATTGTGATCTATTAAATTCAGCCCAACAAGAAAACCGGTGAGAGGCATAGTGGCCCAACCTCCACTTCAATGCGCACGTGATCCATCATTTCTATATTAAccttttccctttctttttaccgtacttttttttaacagagATAATTTTGTATGAGAAATGATAATAGTATcattatctttaattaatttaccaCAATATACAAGAGTTACAACACACGGTATAAGTCAATAATGCATATATGTGGTAgatttatcatttgttgtggTACAGATATCACTTCCCATAATATATCTTTGTACCGATACGAAACACACGTTAACAGTTTATGGCTTAGCAGGCTATTTACAATTCCAAAGTATATGGGAGCATATAAGCTTATTTTCGGGCTTAGCCTATTTACAATTCCATACAAGCTTATTTTTTGATAGGATTGTCGTTaatcttaataaaaaatatgtacTATTCATATCAAAATTTCATCGCCTTAAATTTATAGTAAAACTACCACTAGTTAATGCAATAGAGTTGTCACTAACAAATTTTTGAATATTATATGCGTATCCATACACCTGACAACTAATAACAATCCAAAACACATCGACAATTTTTAAGAAACGTTTCACTGACTAGTATGAGTAGTTAGTGTGACTAGTATGAGTAGTTAGTGTGAGATAAGGGACATAACAATAAATTCCCTCATTGTGACTTGTAAAGGACGAAGAGTGGTCAATTGATTGTCTCCTCAATGAGACGTCTCGAAATAGTACCATTGATATAAATTACCCACATATAGCATATAATTTCCGCTTTGGTGCCCATACATCTCATGGCTTTGTTCGTAATCCGGCTCGTACTCCTTTCTGAAACACATCTACTAgtttaaaatatgttttcacTTAAATATCCAATATTTTTTCTATACGGCAACAGCATGTAACAGTGCCATCTTTATAAAATATCATTTCAATTAATCAGGATAGAAAAATCTATGAACgtaatacaaaacaaaagaaaacataaaatatatatatgaacagtTGACCGCATAGCGCAGTGGATTAGCGCGTTTGACTTCGGATCAAAAGGTCGTGGGTTCGACTCCCACTGTGGTCGTTTATCGTTTTTGTATTGGAAATGGATGGACTGGTTTAACATTCTTGAAAAGGACCATGCCTAAAACCTTATTAGTCAAACAACCCTGATTAAGATTAATTAGTTAATCATTATTTCCCACCAATCTGAATTCTGAAGGAAGAATGAAATGTCTTTCTCAGATCCCATCCATTCAGTTGACTAAGCAACAAAGAATCCTTAAACCATTGTTTCAATTTTTACCAATTCAAACAAACAATATTTCACATTCACAACTCGAATCGAGAAGATTTTACTCTAGGGGATTTAAAGCAGCATTGTCAACAGAAGAGTCGTCTAAGAACAATGCAGCCAGTGGAGATGAAGTCCCGAGAGTTAAGTTGAAATGGAGTGAGTTATTATTAGACCCGGACCAGGATAATGTGGTAACGGTTGGGTTAACCGGGGTGTTGGCATTGGCGGGTGTACATGTGTTGTGGACTTGTGGCAGTTGTTTGTAGCAACAATGGCCACCTTGATTGCTGGTATGAAGTATACTTTTGTAGGGGTTCTTCTCATTTTCATTCTTATTACTCTCCTTTgacattttactttcattttttCCATCAATAAATTACAACTTTAGTTAATTAGATGATTTCCCTACATCGGTCATGCTACATCTAACGTGCCCGGGGGGCTGAGTACGTATATCATGATGTATCTATATCTTTGACTATAGAGTATACACTTCTAACTATGTACTTAACAAGTCTATGGTCAACAATATATTGATCATGGCATCATTGCATAACTCCTTAGCAGCATTCAATGATGTGCATTTCCTACCAGATTTCCCAAGTGGAACCATGGGTCCAAGAGGTAGTAGCATGATCTATGGTGGGTGTTACATGACCCGATTAGCGTGAGGGAAGGGCCTTATTTGTTGATTGTTGATGAAATTTTGCTTATTATCACTCCATATGGTAGATTTGGAAACAAAACCTTCATTGTACTATCATTAGTGACTTGGATTCTTATTGACATGTTTTTTATTACTCcgtaaaataattaatacagtTCTACTTAGCTATCAGTATCTTAACTTGACCACTtatgtaattttaattatagttAGTATCCAAATCCTTATCAATTAGTCTAAGAAACACTTCAAGCATTTGTATGCAAAAAAATAGAACGTTATCTATTGGGGGCCACGAAGATTAATGAATGAACTTGGATGGTAACAATGGTCATCCCTTACTATATGAGTTTGGTCGGGTTCTTCAAGATAGTTACTTATCGGTCAGAAACTGTCGATGGTGACCAAGAACTCAAGAAGAGGGGCTACCTCCCATTCCAATCCCTTTAAAATGAGTCAGATTTTCGAGGTAGAAGATCATTGGCCCAAACGCATTTTTGTTGCAAAGTTCTAAGCCAGTCTAAGCTAGTCATTTTAGATACTTTTCTTATCGATCTAACTCTCGGACAGATGCAGCTGAATTCACATTTTAGGCCCTAAgtatttttaaacatgaaaagGCGATTACATTTGTCTTTTTACAAAGACATAGAATTGCGTGATTTATCCAAACTGAAATATCTAGAAATCAAGGAATCATTAAATCCAACCACAATATCCAGAAATGAAATCAAAGAATTAGAATCTGAGTGAGAATTAAACAGTACAGTGCAAGTCTCGGATCTAAAACGAAAGGCTAACTCTCTGTTAGTGATTAATCTTAGAATATTCCAACAACAGTTCATTCAGACTATAATGGTTCCAGTGTGCGACTCAATTCTCAGTCTTGAGTCATTTTAGCATACAAATAACTTTCAAGAAGATGCACACATCATTACTACTAGTGATACTGGGCAAAAGATCAAAGCATCTGAAATATTACATGTTACGagcaaaataaatatcaaaattttcattcatttcctGGTTACTAGTTGCTACATCACAAAAAGTATGAAGATTCAAGTACATAGACACCAAAGCTATAACTACACATCCAGAAAACACCAGAATCTGATATGCTTGTTGGTACAGAAAGCTAACATCCATCAAGATTTGTTTCTTTCCTCACCCTCAAATGGCCTTAGTCTTCAAACCTGATCTTCTTGGGCGCAGGCGTATCATTGCCCACCTGTTAACCAGATCGAACAAAGTTAGTGTTGACCAGCTCACGAATAAAAGACAACCATCGACATTGGGTTAACAGATTCAACCCAATTTAAAAGGGTGGAATGATTACCACAACCCATATAGACCTTTCTTTAATTACATGTTTTGACCTGAACCTATATTGACCCATGACCCCACCCAGACATTTTGCTGACCGACTAATCCCAAATTGATAAGCACACAATTAGAAAGATCAACAGGTTCTTACAATTTCTGGGCACTCATAGTCAATGCCAGCAGCCTCAATTTTCTTTCGCCTTTTCTGGTCTCTTTTCAAGAGTCTGTCTACCAACTTCTTGTGCTCTTCAAATGTCCTTTCCTATATAATATTCACGTTTTAGTTAACCAATTGTTGCCATATCACACCACAGAGTTGAACTTAAAAGAGCTTTTTACTGATCTTGATATATGGATCTTATACCTTGTTATGACGTTTTCGTTCAATACGAACCCAGTCCAATGGCTTATAGTAACGGTTAACACCTTTCCACCTACACAAAAGATGAACAACATCCTAGTTACACCAGAAACAACACGCCTTACATTGCACACTAGTCAGTGCAGACTACATGGCTTATAGAAATAAGTTAAGAAAGAATATTTATCAAAACGTAGGCATACAACTACTGCAAGTCGCCTATGAAACTTGTGGGAAGCCAAAATCCATCAAATTTTGATTCATTTTCAAAGTATAATGATCAATTGTAGTCCTGCCTGGGTAGGAAGATAAAGACCCAGACCCATAGTCATAATATGCAACTAAAAGTAGCCAAATAAGAGGCATTGACATTCCAAATCATATGAACTCTTCTAGCGTAACTGCCTAATAGTGACACCAAATGCTAATAAGTCAAGTAGAATATTCTAAAAGTTTGAAAGTACGTGTTTTCTTCAACACGATACTCATATCAATAATCAACTTTTGACTTCAAATAATCCAGAAAGAATGTACAGAATTCAAATCCTCAAAAACAGAATGTTCAGCTGCTTACAATTTGGAATGAACACGTTCTGGTGGGATCATCTGAACTTGCAACAAATGCTCATATAGCAAATAGTTATGCATGGTTTCAGCAACAATCTTTGCCACCTACGTTGATATGTATAAAACTATAAACTTCAGGGCTCTGGagaaaaaactaaaactttaaCTTATACGTAAAGAAAAGTAATAAACCTCTGGGGACGCAAACTCAATGAATCCAAAATGCTTCGATTTTCCGGTCTGTAACAAACCAAAGCGTTCACTAAATCAATATCATACATTGATAGCAACAGGCGGCATCCTAGTTACGGCTACATTACAACTTATATGTTGTTTATGTAAAACACGATACTAAAAAGAACGATCGTACCTTTTTATTCCTTGCAATCCTAACCCTCCTGATTTCGCCAAACTGCTTGAAAAAAGCTGCAAGAGATacataaatgaaaaaagaatCAACTTATAGAACATTCAGTTATACAAactttttcaaagaaaagttTCAGACACTGAAAAACGATAACAAAAACAATACCTTCCATTTCGTTCTCGTAAAACCCATGAGGAATTCTTCCAATATACAGCACAGTTGATTTATTTTCTAGATTTTTGCTAACAGGCAGTTTTCGAGGTGGACCACCTGCTAAAGGCTATATATTCATTCACATAAAGCATAAACAAATcaataatataacataataattgtataatatgAAACAGCTATAAACCCTAATCTAATATCGTTTCCATATATCCCAAACcaaacaaataaatgaaatttaCTAATATCAgtaaataaatacatacatatacattcaGTAATTAAATACAGATAAAAgagttagaaagaaaaaaaaaaaaaaacttaccaaAAATTCAGCGGATTCATCTTTACGAGCAGCGGTTAATTCGGTGgaacctttttttattttcttcaacaTGGATTTTTTCTCCTTTATCCCcatctttttttaaaagaataaattagAGTTAGTTACAtcaaattagaaaagaaaaaaacaaaataaaatagccTGGATTAAGAGAGAAGATACCTGACAGTGTGTGAGAGGTTAATGTCGGACGGTGGCTGACTAACGGTGGTTTGCGGTGGCGGCGATTATTGAAGAGAATAATGAGCTGCAGCTTGTAACCTATTTTTGCTCTTAAAACTTGTATTTGGGGTTTTGTGTGTATTAAATAGTCTGCTATAAACCCTAAACTATAAATGCTTTACAAATTTACCCCTAAACTTATATTGAATGCACATTATTTTTTACTGATTAATTATATGTActcatataaatattttctttttatcctGTAACACTATAACAGTTATCATAAAGCAActcttttctacctttggtatttttggaaaaaaaagtatatgataTTAAAATCAAGTAAGCTTGTTTGTAACTTTATATAGATGAACACGGGTCAAAAATTGGATCAAATTAATAGAAGAAAGTCATGAGCTTAAGGTATTCGAGCTGGTcaattttaaacataaacatgtcAGTCTAAACTAATCTTAATTTCAAATTATGTAATAATCTAGGCTGGATGACGTATTATGAGTAATCGAGTACAAACAATAAAGAAAAGGGCTAACTGGATGGCTAAGAACTAAATTGGGCCTACATCTTTTTCATGATTGGGCTAAAAAAGGAACAAATACGAAGAGTTGGAACAAAGTTAATAACTGACAGTGTTAGTAtttgggtatgtttggcacaaaagcTTGGAGCTGAGGTTGTAGTTAAGGGCTTGGGGTTGGAGCTTGACGTTGGGGCAAGGGGTTGGGGCTTTTTTTCCAACTCTCTTCCtacgagcttttattttaaataccttttggggcttttaggagtttttcGGGGCTGGGacttttgatttcttatgtatTGCCAAACAGAgctataattttcaaatgagcttatttttaaaagctaaggGCTTTTAAGCCCTTAAAAGCCCCTAAAAAGCCTTTGTCAAACAGTCCCTTTGTATGTGTTAATTGGGGTTGTGACAGCTTATGCTTTGTGATATGTGTACCAGTGATGAACGAAATCTATGTTAGTGGTTGTAATGATATATTAAGTATccattattcatttttttttaataatattaaatttattaagtaaaaatcaaGTTACATCTGAATAATTGGTAAGCGAGCAACAAGCTGCGCCGCTATCCCTTTTTGAATCAAAAAACATATTCTACTGAATACAAATCCTTGGTTACTCGGGCTTTGTGCGTCTTTGTGGACCACCTTCTGCCACCGCTCTAAAAACTGAACCGCCCTATGACCTTGATTCTCTAAACATGTTGCCTCGTGCTTGGCAACCTTCCTAGTTTCCGCCTTCAAAACTGCTTGGCCCGGAACGAAGCCATTGTCCCGCAACCCCACCAACGGGGACACCCCAGTGAGGTCGACGCATGCGTGCTTACCCTCGACCAACCAAACACAAGGAAGTCCGCATGACGCAGGGTAGATCTCCCATCCCGCGGATCAGTCAGAAAATTAACAGAGGCTTTATTTTTGGTTGAGATTCCGACACGCCTAAGCACATCCCATAAAACATCTCTAACCCAGTCATGACGGTACTTAAACCCCGACAATTCCTTACAATGGAGGGCATACTCGCCAACATAAAGTCATAAACAACTTAGTTTGATTAGAAAAGAATAACAACATAAACTCATAAACTAACATAAATTGTCATAAGTTACTTGCATAACTAACTACCAAAATGTATAAAAGAACGACAACATAAACAACATTTGTAAAACAAAATGTATAGATGGGAAATGCATATATGATGACGATGTAAACAACATATACCAAAATGACAGTCGTACATGTCATAAACACACATTGTTGTGCTTACGGCGGTTGTTACAATCATACAATGTATGGTTAATGATGATACTCATGTCAAATTGTGTAACATCCcagtattttaaggtaatagaaaattaatcttttttgtagttttgacattaaattaatttcctagtattttgttttgagttaagggattaatttagttggaactttagtggctagcgggtattttacccacaaaatACAATATGGGACGTGGCTAGCAGAGAGAAAAGCCAGCCACTAAGTTGATGATTCATGTTTTCCCACTCAAGCTCTTTTCTCTTCTAACTACTCCATTTTCTCAAAATCCTTCCATGGTTCATGCAATAGAAACTCAAATTGAAGAAGTTTAATCTTAAAAGCTATAACAATAATCATCTCCTATTGTGTTAGAATTGAAATTTGGGGCTTccttggaggtggtggtgaccgattctttaaagaagaaaaagaggaagaattctaatttgaaaaccctaattctttgtTTCCCATTCTTGAGGTATAGATTTCATAACCTTAGTTTGATTTGTCatttaaaattagggttcttagccTTAGAGTTGGGGTTTTTGCTATTGGGGTATTCAAGTGAAACCCTAACTAAATTTGAATGATGTATGGATTATTGATTGAAAGAATTTGTTGTTAGTGAGAATCCCCTGTGGTAAAGAtctcatggtgtttggctagtgtttataaaataaagctttattttgagaaattgaagatTTGTTGGAAAGTGtttagtagccaaacaccataatcttagagttgttgaatgtaagtagttgagtcatggaactcataaatgatatgtgattacttttgtataggtgttgaagatTAAATTGTCGATCTTGTAGCCTTGTTGTGTCAACTAGCCAAGTTTatggtgagtgtatatgcatataatcatgttcttgttactagaggtcataggtgggtaaattcctatgacccattagatagttgtttgttagaactagtaggtgggtaaattcctactagtcaatttgtttataagagctagtaggtgggtaaattcctactagccaaattatccatggccatgttgaaaatgaatgtatgttgtttgaaatgtatgaaaaggctagattatgattatatgtgtatgcattcactaagcgttgcttatgttttagttgtttaactcttttataggagttggtagtagcaaaggTAAAGAAGTGATCGAGTGAAGTTAGAATTTGGAAGCTCTTGCCATTTGGAAGGTTGGCATTTGGATAATTTGGGTAGATGGTCCCTTTTGATACCCATTGGCTTTTGATACATGTTCTTTGGTCAAATTATTTTTGGATGAACTCCTGAAAGGTTGTAGTTGCGTTGGAAACTTTAGTAATGGTAGAATTTGTAACTAACTTGACAATTACCCAAGTAGGGTTATTGACCCGCTTGTGAAATTTTGTAGTCAAAAGTCTTGGTAGAAGGAATGATTTCAATGTATGGGTGACTTATGCTCTAAAGGTCATGTTTTGATATTCGGaaatgttgaagttgaaatggtgttttggtttaaCATTTAAAGTTAAGTGCGGGAAAACCTGATTTTGAACAAGTGGTTTGCTGCAGGTagcccccactgcgccgcagtgggagcctGCTttagctcactgcgccgcagtgggcttttGGTTATTGTTAGCCGAGATAtatcactgcgtcgcagtgagcTTTCTTTCACTTTTGGCAGAGaatttccactgcgccgcagtggaggtggtctcgcctcactgcgccgcagtggacaccaaaaaaaaaaataaaaaattattcgaTTTTGTTTAAAAGGGTTTGGGTCCTTACAAATTGCCAAAAGATTAGTTGGATTGCACAAAATagacaattactaataacataAAGGATGAGGATTATTTTTCTTACAAACAATGGTGGGTATGTTCTACGATTTAATTGAATACTGGGTATGTTCTACGATTTGATTGAATACTGGGTATGTTCTACGATTTGATTAACATATGGAGTAACCGAGAAATTAATTAAGGATGAGGATTATTTTTGTTACAAACGATGGTGGCAAGTAGTGGTTGTAGCCACAACGAGTAATGAAATAATGGAAGTAAAGTTAATGTGTCTATCTATGatcaaaattaaataatttaattcaaGAAGGTAAAAATGTTAGATTGACCATGTTTTTAAGCAAATCTTTTACCCTTATTTATCATAAGTCCTAAAATAATACTACTGTAAGAgcaacatggttggatcagtggtaaacaccccgACCATAAGTTCGAttctcatcccatgcaaaggttggaaggccttttctaccatttaggtagaaatgAAAGCAGTATCTCTACTTACGTAGAGGTAAGGTCTATCTACATTTTAACCTTCCCAATACAACGTCGAGATACTGAAACTTAAAATCCGCAAAAGGCGGCactaaagtgttttttttttataaataatacgagtagcACAGTGACAGTGATTTGAGGGAActcaaaaaactgaaaaatcgaGCCAAGAAAGAAAGAGGAGGGAAAATAAAGCGGCATCATCAAACTTCACGAGATTTCCACCCCCTTCTTCACCCACCCGTGCCCCTATATTCTGTATCTGTTATCTAATACTATCCATCTttgacttcttcttcttcttctccttctaaGTTTTTCTGTACACTTTCTCACTGTCAGTTTTCTACTGCTAAAAATCCTAATATTTCTAGGGTTTATCACGACTCTGGATCTACTAGCAATCAATCAATCAGGTATGACTTATTCAGTTTTTCTCtatcagttatatatatacattgtatGAATATATTGGAGTTGCCATGTGGTTTGTGTTTAGGGTAGATTGAATGTGTGTTTCATAGTTGTTCAAAATGTTTATTACTAGTCAACTGATTTTTACTATTATGTTAAGTTTTCCTGCTTACAAAAACCttaaatgatttttttcttttcactttaACAATCACACCGCGTTTGAAGCATTTGAAATCCGAACACGTTGCACCAAAGGCATGGCGTTGTGTCGTATCATCTACACA harbors:
- the LOC122604056 gene encoding uncharacterized RNA-binding protein C1827.05c — protein: MGIKEKKSMLKKIKKGSTELTAARKDESAEFLPLAGGPPRKLPVSKNLENKSTVLYIGRIPHGFYENEMEAFFKQFGEIRRVRIARNKKTGKSKHFGFIEFASPEVAKIVAETMHNYLLYEHLLQVQMIPPERVHSKLWKGVNRYYKPLDWVRIERKRHNKERTFEEHKKLVDRLLKRDQKRRKKIEAAGIDYECPEIVGNDTPAPKKIRFED